The DNA region TTCCTCCATGCATTTTTAAAGCCCTTATAGTACATACGATAACGGCACAATCAACCTTTAAATTACTGGTTCGACATTTAATGTTACACATTTTTTCAAAACCCATATCAGAACCAAACCCTGATTCTGTAACTACATAATCAGCTAATTTGGTAGCAATTAAATCTGCCAGAACTGAATTATTGCCATGGGCAATATTGGCAAAGGGGCCACAATGCATAAAGCAGGGACCATGTTCCAGTGTTTGGATAAGATTAGGATTAAGAGCGTCTTTCAGAAGAACAGTCATTGCTCCAGCCGCTTTTAAATCTTCTGCAGTAACCGGTTGACCTTCTTTAGTATAGGCAACTGTCATTTTGCTTAATCTTTCACGTAAATCAAATATATTAGTAGCCATAGCCAGAATAGCCATGACTTCGGAAGCAACTGTAATGTCAAAACCTGTTTCTCTAGGGATGCCATTTTCTTTGCCTCGCAATCCTATAACAATGTTTCTTAGGGCACGATCTGAAATATCAACTACACGGTTAATGCCAATACTGTGGATATCTATGTTCATTTTGTTACCTTTTTGCAAATGAGTATCCAGCATGGCACATAATAAATTGTTTGCTGCACCTACGGCATGAATATCACCAGTAAAATGTAAATTTAAATCTTCCATTGGTACTACTTGTGAATATCCTCCACCGGCAGCACCACCTTTGATACCAAAGACCGGGCCCATTGATGGTTCCCTTAAGGTATTGATTACTTTCTTGCCCAGTTTTGCCAATCCCTGACCCAGACCTATAGAGGTAACAGTTTTGCCTTCACCTAAGGGAGTGGGAGTAATAGCAGTTACTACAATATATTTTGCTTGAGGGCGATCTGTAATTCTTTCTAGAATATTAGCTTTTACTTTAGCCTTGTATTTTCCATATAGCTCCAATTCTTCTTCTTTTATTCCGATTGAGTCTGCAATTTCAATTATGTGAAGTAGTTTTGTCTTTTGAGCAATTTCTAGATCTGAGAACATATAATCCTCCTTATGGTTTTTTTATATACTCTTTATATTTAGAAGTATTAGAAACAAACCTAATATAGTATATTGTTTAGTAGTCTTTTTTTAACATTATCTATAATTTATAAATTATAGTAAAAATAAAAAAGACAGGATCTTATATTTCTTTTATAAGACTCTGTCTTGGGACCTGAGAGATTTTTCCTCAAATAATAATATCATAGAAGAAATCCTGGTGTACAAATTACAAAAAATAAAATTAGTTAGGAAATTTCCCCTTCGGTGATATAAATATCTTTCCAGAGCTCTGTCCAATTTCGGTCCTTTTGCCTGAGAGTTTAGATGATTATTCATCTTGCACCTTCGGCGTTTTTTCATAACGAAAAAACCTCTCCCGAAATTTTCATCCAGAATATATTTAATATATATTATAATATTTTAGTTAAAACAAATAGTCAAGAAAATAGTCAAGAAACAAGGAATGTTAATTAAAATAAATAAAAATATTTTTGCTTTTTACATATTCTGAAACAGGATCTAGTTAAAATAAAAATAAATTTATAATTGTTATACCTGAAAATAGTTATCTATGCTATAATTTAAAATGTTTTGATATTATAATTTGAATAAATTATATAATATAAATATGTTGATTACAAATTATATGTATTATTTTTAAAGAAAGAGTTATGAAAGA from Atribacterota bacterium includes:
- a CDS encoding formate--tetrahydrofolate ligase produces the protein MFSDLEIAQKTKLLHIIEIADSIGIKEEELELYGKYKAKVKANILERITDRPQAKYIVVTAITPTPLGEGKTVTSIGLGQGLAKLGKKVINTLREPSMGPVFGIKGGAAGGGYSQVVPMEDLNLHFTGDIHAVGAANNLLCAMLDTHLQKGNKMNIDIHSIGINRVVDISDRALRNIVIGLRGKENGIPRETGFDITVASEVMAILAMATNIFDLRERLSKMTVAYTKEGQPVTAEDLKAAGAMTVLLKDALNPNLIQTLEHGPCFMHCGPFANIAHGNNSVLADLIATKLADYVVTESGFGSDMGFEKMCNIKCRTSNLKVDCAVIVCTIRALKMHGGIIKVVAGKPLDMEKLAQENLPAVEKGCKNLEKHIENVLLHGINPVVVINSFPTDTREEIELIKEKGLKAGASAVVTHEGWAKGGAGCIELAEAVVEATEKENGFHHLYPLEATIKEKIEIIATKIYGAEGVTYLDQAEKNIKLFESVGFGNLPICMAKTHLSLSHDPSIKGRPRNYKIPIRDIRASVGAGFLYPLLGTMMTMPGLPSIPAATKVDIDKEGNTVGLF